A single genomic interval of Tsukamurella paurometabola harbors:
- a CDS encoding lysophospholipid acyltransferase family protein: MAETNHGDQGLLYWLIKHVSVGPTIRLVNRPTVEGLENIPADGPALLAGNHLSIADWLFVPLVVPRRISYLAKSDYFTAPGLSGKLQKFFYTQTGQVPIDRSGGDAAAAALNTAKKLLSEGRLVGMYPEGTRSPDGRLYRGRTGLVRIAFEANVPIIPVGVIGTDKVSPPGPFSWHAERVQVKFAKPIEPIEYDIPSDPDERHQLERSVTDRLMQEIQALTGQEYVDEYAKKWRPES, encoded by the coding sequence ATGGCTGAGACCAACCACGGCGACCAGGGCCTCCTGTACTGGCTGATCAAGCACGTGTCGGTGGGACCGACGATCCGGTTGGTGAACCGGCCCACCGTCGAGGGCCTGGAGAACATCCCGGCCGACGGTCCGGCCCTGTTGGCCGGCAACCACCTGTCGATCGCCGACTGGCTCTTCGTGCCGCTGGTGGTGCCGCGCCGCATCTCCTACCTCGCCAAGAGCGACTACTTCACGGCACCCGGCCTCTCGGGGAAGCTGCAGAAGTTCTTCTACACCCAGACCGGCCAGGTGCCGATCGACCGCAGCGGCGGTGACGCGGCGGCGGCGGCGCTGAACACCGCGAAGAAGCTCCTCTCCGAGGGCCGTCTCGTCGGCATGTACCCCGAGGGCACCCGGTCCCCCGACGGCCGGCTCTACCGCGGCCGCACCGGCCTGGTCCGGATCGCCTTCGAGGCGAACGTGCCGATCATCCCCGTCGGGGTGATCGGCACCGACAAGGTCTCCCCTCCCGGTCCGTTCAGTTGGCACGCGGAACGGGTGCAGGTGAAGTTCGCCAAGCCCATCGAGCCGATCGAGTACGACATCCCGTCGGATCCCGACGAGCGGCACCAGCTCGAGCGCTCGGTCACCGACCGGCTCATGCAGGAGATCCAGGCGCTCACCGGGCAGGAGTACGTCGATGAGTACGCCAAGAAGTGGCGCCCGGAGTCCTGA
- a CDS encoding histidinol-phosphate transaminase, which produces MNPLPGEAVSLDQLPIRDTLRGKEPYGAPQLPVAAAMNTNENPHPPSPALVADIAKAVGEAAAAMNRYPDRDLAALRNRLAEYVTERTGTVVGPQNVWAANGSNEILQQVLQVFGGPGRTAMGFVPSYSMHPIISDGTDTHWIAGKRTADFGLDVDYAVGAIDELRPDVLFLTNPNNPTGHLIAEDDLIRLIEAAPGIVIVDEAYGEFSAGPSAVRLLDRFGDKLIVSRTMSKAFAFAGGRVGYLVAAPAIVGAIQLVRLPYHLSVFTQAAAIAAIDHRAETLASVAHLSAERDRISARLRELGYDVVESHANFILYGGFADEAAAWRTYLDGGVLVRDMHIPGHLRVSVGLDHENDAFLAISEKLAPKQK; this is translated from the coding sequence GTGAACCCGCTGCCCGGCGAGGCGGTGAGCCTGGATCAGTTGCCGATCCGGGACACGTTGCGCGGTAAGGAGCCCTACGGCGCGCCGCAGCTCCCCGTCGCCGCCGCGATGAACACCAACGAGAACCCGCACCCGCCGAGCCCCGCGCTCGTCGCCGACATCGCGAAGGCCGTCGGCGAGGCCGCGGCCGCGATGAACCGGTACCCGGACCGCGACCTGGCCGCGCTGCGGAACCGGCTGGCGGAGTACGTCACCGAGCGGACCGGCACCGTCGTGGGGCCGCAGAACGTGTGGGCGGCCAACGGCTCCAACGAGATCCTCCAGCAGGTGCTGCAGGTCTTCGGCGGGCCCGGGCGCACCGCGATGGGCTTCGTGCCCAGCTACTCCATGCACCCGATCATCTCGGACGGCACCGATACGCACTGGATCGCGGGCAAGCGGACGGCCGACTTCGGCCTCGACGTGGATTACGCGGTCGGCGCGATCGATGAGCTGCGCCCCGACGTCCTGTTCCTGACGAACCCGAACAACCCGACCGGCCACCTCATCGCCGAGGACGACCTGATCCGGTTGATCGAGGCCGCGCCGGGCATCGTCATCGTCGACGAGGCGTACGGGGAGTTCAGTGCCGGACCGTCGGCGGTGCGGCTGCTGGACCGCTTCGGCGACAAGCTGATCGTCAGCCGCACGATGAGTAAGGCCTTCGCCTTCGCCGGTGGCCGCGTCGGCTACCTCGTGGCGGCGCCCGCCATCGTCGGGGCGATCCAGCTGGTCCGCCTGCCGTACCACCTCTCGGTGTTCACGCAGGCGGCGGCGATCGCGGCGATCGACCATCGCGCGGAGACGCTGGCCTCGGTGGCGCACCTGTCGGCCGAGCGCGACCGGATCTCCGCGCGGCTGCGCGAGCTCGGCTACGACGTGGTCGAATCGCACGCCAACTTCATCCTGTACGGCGGCTTCGCCGACGAGGCGGCCGCGTGGCGGACCTATCTCGACGGCGGGGTCCTGGTGCGCGACATGCACATCCCGGGGCACCTGCGCGTGTCGGTGGGGCTGGACCACGAGAACGACGCCTTCCTCGCGATCAGCGAGAAGCTGGCACCGAAACAGAAGTGA
- the hisB gene encoding imidazoleglycerol-phosphate dehydratase HisB, translating to MTDRPTARIARIERTTKESSIVVEINLDGTGTTEIATGVPFFDHMLTAFGQHGSFDLTVQAKGDVEIDAHHTVEDTAIVLGQAIAEALGDKKGIRRFGDCFIPMDETLAHASVDVSGRPYAVHTGEPDYLVSSVIGGYPGVPYSTVINRHVFESLAMNARIALHVRVLYGRDPHHITEAEFKAVARALRAAVEPDPRVTGVPSTKGTL from the coding sequence ATGACTGACCGACCGACCGCCCGGATCGCCCGCATCGAGCGCACCACGAAGGAATCCTCCATCGTGGTCGAGATCAACCTCGACGGCACCGGCACCACTGAGATCGCCACCGGCGTCCCCTTCTTCGATCACATGCTCACGGCGTTCGGCCAGCACGGCAGCTTCGACCTGACGGTGCAGGCCAAGGGCGACGTCGAGATCGACGCCCACCACACCGTCGAGGACACCGCGATCGTGCTCGGTCAGGCGATCGCGGAGGCGTTGGGCGACAAGAAGGGTATCCGCCGGTTCGGCGACTGCTTCATCCCCATGGACGAGACGCTGGCGCACGCCTCCGTGGACGTCTCCGGGCGTCCTTACGCGGTCCACACCGGCGAGCCCGACTACCTGGTGAGCTCGGTGATCGGCGGCTACCCCGGCGTTCCGTACTCGACGGTGATCAACCGGCACGTCTTCGAGTCGCTCGCCATGAACGCCCGGATCGCGCTGCACGTCCGCGTGCTCTACGGCCGTGATCCGCACCACATCACCGAGGCGGAGTTCAAGGCCGTCGCGCGCGCGCTGCGCGCCGCCGTCGAGCCCGACCCCCGCGTCACCGGCGTCCCGTCGACCAAGGGCACGCTCTAG
- a CDS encoding NAD(P)-dependent alcohol dehydrogenase, which yields MEPMIVNAYGAVSATEPLEPMTIERRDPGPHDVQIAVRYAGICHSDIHTVRSEWGPARYPVVPGHEIAGEVTAIGSEVTKFAVGDRVGVGCFVDSCRECAACLRGEEQYCERGMVGTYNAKGRDGQPTQGGYSTGIVVDENYVLRVPESIDYAAAAPLLCAGITLFSPLRHWNVGPGSRVAIIGLGGLGHMGVKLAAAMGAEVTVLSQSLKKMEDGLRLGAQHYYATSDPDTFKVLRNRFDVIINTVSANLDMHPYFGMLAVDGTLVEVGLPEHPVPVNVFDLTRNRRSFAGSMIGGIAQTQEMLDFCAEHGIGSEIELISADQINEAYERVIASDVRYRFVIDTATLEAPSAG from the coding sequence ATGGAACCCATGATCGTGAACGCATATGGAGCCGTGTCCGCAACCGAGCCGCTGGAGCCGATGACGATCGAGCGCCGCGATCCCGGCCCCCACGACGTACAGATCGCCGTCCGGTACGCGGGCATCTGCCACAGTGACATTCACACCGTCCGTAGCGAGTGGGGGCCTGCCCGGTACCCCGTGGTGCCCGGCCACGAGATCGCGGGCGAGGTCACCGCGATCGGCTCGGAGGTCACCAAGTTCGCGGTCGGCGACCGCGTCGGCGTCGGCTGCTTCGTCGACTCGTGTCGTGAGTGCGCCGCGTGCCTGCGCGGCGAGGAGCAGTACTGCGAGCGCGGCATGGTGGGCACCTACAACGCGAAGGGCCGCGACGGGCAGCCGACTCAGGGTGGCTACTCGACGGGCATCGTCGTGGACGAGAACTACGTGCTCCGGGTGCCCGAGAGCATCGACTACGCCGCAGCGGCGCCGCTGCTGTGCGCCGGGATCACGCTGTTCAGCCCGCTGCGTCACTGGAACGTCGGCCCGGGCAGCAGGGTCGCGATCATCGGACTGGGCGGCCTCGGCCACATGGGCGTCAAGCTGGCGGCGGCGATGGGCGCGGAGGTCACAGTGCTCAGCCAGTCGCTGAAGAAGATGGAGGACGGTCTGCGTCTCGGCGCCCAGCACTACTACGCGACCTCCGATCCCGACACCTTCAAGGTGCTGCGCAACCGCTTCGACGTCATCATCAACACGGTCTCGGCGAACCTCGACATGCACCCGTACTTCGGGATGCTGGCCGTCGACGGCACGCTCGTCGAGGTCGGCCTGCCGGAGCACCCGGTGCCGGTCAACGTCTTCGACCTGACCCGCAACCGCCGCAGCTTCGCCGGCTCGATGATCGGCGGTATCGCGCAGACCCAGGAGATGCTGGACTTCTGCGCGGAGCACGGAATCGGCTCGGAGATCGAGCTGATCTCCGCCGATCAGATCAACGAGGCCTACGAGCGGGTGATCGCCTCGGACGTGCGGTACCGGTTCGTGATCGACACCGCGACGCTCGAGGCGCCCTCCGCCGGCTGA
- the hisD gene encoding histidinol dehydrogenase produces the protein MSDLQLSRLDLRGRRPSLAELRAALPRGGVDVDAVVPQVRPIVDAVAERGAEAALDFGAQFDGVRPATVRVPAAALERSLAELDPAIREALETAIGRVRTVHADQRRVDTVTEVVPGGTVTERWIPVDRVGLYVPGGNAVYPSSVVMNVVPAQIAGVGSLVVLSPAQKDFDGLPHPTILAACALLGVDEVWATGGAQGIALAAHGGTDLDGAELAPVDLITGPGNIYVTAAKRLCRGLVGIDAEAGPTEIAILADHTADPVHVAADLISQAEHDVMAASVLVTPSPELADRVDEALTAQLEVTRHRERVNTALRGPQSGTVLVDGIDEGLAVVNAYAAEHLEIQTADAREVAARVRAAGAIFVGPHSPVSLGDYAAGSNHVLPTAGCARHSSGLSVQTFLRGVHVVEYDEAALKDIAGTVITLAESEDLPAHGEAVRLRFESLKGGPA, from the coding sequence ATGTCTGATCTGCAGCTGAGCCGTCTCGACCTGCGCGGTCGTCGCCCGTCGCTCGCCGAGCTGCGTGCGGCGCTCCCGCGCGGCGGAGTCGATGTGGACGCGGTGGTGCCGCAGGTGCGGCCCATCGTCGATGCGGTCGCCGAGCGCGGCGCGGAGGCCGCCCTCGACTTCGGTGCGCAGTTCGACGGCGTCCGCCCGGCAACGGTCCGGGTCCCCGCTGCGGCGCTGGAGCGTTCGCTCGCCGAGCTCGACCCCGCGATCCGCGAGGCGTTGGAGACCGCGATCGGCCGAGTCCGCACCGTCCACGCCGACCAGCGGCGCGTCGACACGGTCACCGAGGTGGTGCCCGGCGGCACCGTCACCGAGCGGTGGATCCCGGTCGACCGGGTCGGCCTGTACGTGCCCGGCGGCAACGCCGTCTACCCGTCGTCCGTCGTGATGAACGTCGTCCCCGCGCAGATCGCCGGCGTCGGCTCCCTCGTGGTGCTCTCGCCCGCACAGAAGGACTTCGACGGGTTGCCCCACCCCACGATCCTCGCCGCGTGTGCGCTCCTCGGCGTCGACGAGGTGTGGGCCACGGGCGGCGCGCAGGGCATCGCCCTCGCCGCGCACGGCGGCACGGACCTGGACGGTGCCGAGCTGGCCCCCGTCGACCTGATCACCGGCCCCGGCAACATCTACGTCACCGCCGCGAAGCGGCTGTGCCGCGGTCTGGTCGGCATCGACGCGGAGGCCGGCCCGACGGAGATCGCGATCCTCGCCGACCACACAGCCGACCCGGTGCACGTGGCCGCCGACCTCATCAGCCAGGCCGAGCACGACGTCATGGCGGCCTCGGTGCTGGTCACGCCGTCGCCCGAGCTCGCGGACCGGGTCGACGAGGCGTTGACGGCCCAGCTCGAGGTCACCCGGCACCGGGAGCGGGTGAACACCGCGCTGCGCGGCCCGCAGTCCGGCACCGTGCTCGTGGACGGCATCGACGAGGGCCTCGCGGTGGTCAACGCCTACGCGGCGGAGCACCTCGAGATCCAGACCGCGGATGCTCGGGAGGTCGCGGCCCGGGTGCGCGCAGCGGGAGCGATCTTCGTCGGCCCGCACTCGCCCGTGAGCCTCGGCGATTACGCCGCCGGTAGCAATCACGTGCTCCCGACCGCCGGTTGCGCGCGACACAGCTCGGGTCTATCGGTGCAGACCTTCCTGCGCGGGGTGCACGTCGTCGAGTACGACGAGGCCGCGCTCAAGGACATCGCCGGCACCGTGATCACCCTGGCCGAATCGGAGGACCTCCCGGCCCACGGTGAGGCCGTGCGGCTGCGGTTCGAGTCGCTGAAGGGTGGCCCCGCGTGA
- a CDS encoding helix-turn-helix transcriptional regulator codes for MSTPRSGARSPDPAQRARDLAVLRRVRDRIDREFAQPLDVEDLARGAHISAGHLSREFKRVYGESPYSYLMTRRIERAMMLLRRGDVSVTDACFAVGCSSLGTFSTRFTELVGVPPSVYKRDHGAAAEGIPACLARQVMRPVRNREAPYAPPP; via the coding sequence ATGAGTACGCCAAGAAGTGGCGCCCGGAGTCCTGATCCCGCGCAGCGGGCGCGGGATCTCGCGGTGCTGCGTCGCGTGCGCGACCGCATCGACCGGGAGTTCGCACAGCCGCTCGACGTCGAGGACCTGGCCCGCGGCGCCCACATCTCCGCGGGCCACCTGAGCCGCGAGTTCAAACGCGTCTACGGCGAATCGCCCTACTCCTACCTCATGACCCGGCGGATCGAACGGGCGATGATGCTGCTGCGCCGCGGCGACGTCTCCGTGACCGACGCCTGCTTCGCCGTCGGTTGCTCCTCGCTGGGGACGTTCAGTACGCGGTTCACCGAACTCGTGGGCGTGCCGCCCAGCGTCTACAAGCGCGACCACGGCGCTGCCGCCGAGGGGATCCCGGCGTGCCTCGCCCGGCAGGTGATGAGACCGGTCAGGAATCGAGAAGCACCGTACGCGCCGCCCCCATAA
- a CDS encoding DUF1345 domain-containing protein codes for MSNDATATGSEGSRPAVARRRAAVARIRATVMALAGGGVAVAVGALDSWRHAPAAGWAAAAGIYVVWVWLTISPMDAPTTAAHSTEEDPRRRLGNALTTTCALASLVAVAIVMADAHSATPGGRLALGGLAVSTTILSWLMMHLLFTLRYAQTYYDTPQPGGIDFNQSQPPRYTDFAYISLAFGTAYCVSDTAITSSAVRAETLRHTLLSFVFANGILATTINLVVSLASGD; via the coding sequence ATGTCGAACGATGCGACTGCAACCGGTTCGGAGGGCAGCCGGCCCGCAGTGGCGCGCCGCCGGGCCGCGGTGGCGCGGATCCGGGCCACCGTCATGGCACTCGCCGGCGGCGGTGTGGCCGTCGCGGTGGGCGCGCTGGACTCATGGCGGCACGCACCGGCAGCGGGGTGGGCGGCCGCAGCGGGGATCTACGTGGTCTGGGTCTGGCTCACCATCTCCCCGATGGACGCGCCGACCACCGCGGCGCACTCGACCGAGGAGGATCCGCGGCGGCGGCTCGGCAACGCCCTCACCACGACGTGCGCCCTCGCGAGCCTGGTCGCCGTGGCGATCGTCATGGCGGACGCCCACTCCGCGACCCCCGGAGGCAGGCTCGCTCTCGGCGGCCTCGCAGTGAGCACCACGATCCTCTCCTGGCTCATGATGCACCTGCTGTTCACACTGCGGTACGCCCAGACCTACTACGACACCCCGCAGCCGGGCGGGATCGATTTCAACCAGTCCCAGCCGCCGCGCTACACCGACTTCGCCTACATCTCACTGGCCTTCGGCACGGCGTACTGCGTCTCGGACACCGCGATCACGTCCAGCGCCGTCCGCGCGGAGACGCTCCGCCACACCTTGCTGTCGTTCGTCTTCGCGAACGGCATCCTGGCCACCACGATCAACCTCGTCGTGAGCCTGGCCAGTGGCGACTGA
- a CDS encoding cysteine hydrolase family protein, whose amino-acid sequence MTASTSSTDYTAPHWDRSALVLIDVQNDFVHGPTPIPGTAGLVPAMARLAAAFRGAGRPVVHVVRLYVPGGSDVDPVRRSAVEAGARIAAPGSRGAEVPEELLGARLDPELLLSGAPQEVGAAEVVLFKPRWSAFHRTPLDGHLRGLGVDTVVVAGCNLPNCPRATLFDASERDYRAAVVADATSQATEQRLDDLRLIGVEVVETAEVVDALAGNPVAPDP is encoded by the coding sequence GTGACGGCCTCCACATCCTCGACCGACTACACGGCGCCGCACTGGGATCGGTCCGCGCTCGTCCTCATCGACGTCCAGAACGACTTCGTCCACGGGCCCACGCCGATCCCGGGGACGGCGGGGCTGGTCCCGGCGATGGCTCGCCTCGCCGCGGCCTTCCGCGGGGCCGGTCGGCCCGTCGTGCACGTGGTCCGCCTGTACGTGCCCGGCGGATCCGACGTCGACCCCGTCCGACGGTCCGCCGTGGAGGCGGGGGCGCGGATCGCGGCGCCCGGCAGCAGGGGCGCCGAGGTGCCCGAGGAGTTGCTCGGCGCCCGGCTCGACCCGGAGCTGCTGCTCTCGGGGGCACCGCAGGAGGTGGGCGCCGCGGAGGTGGTGCTGTTCAAGCCGCGGTGGTCGGCGTTCCACCGGACTCCACTGGACGGGCACCTGCGCGGCCTCGGCGTCGACACGGTGGTCGTGGCGGGGTGCAATCTACCCAATTGCCCGCGGGCGACGCTGTTCGACGCCTCCGAGCGGGACTACCGGGCGGCGGTCGTCGCGGATGCGACGTCGCAGGCGACCGAGCAGCGTCTCGACGACCTCCGGCTGATCGGCGTGGAGGTGGTGGAGACCGCGGAGGTGGTCGATGCCCTGGCCGGAAACCCGGTGGCACCGGACCCATAG
- a CDS encoding VOC family protein codes for MNLTISLAYLPHTDAEAALGFYRDILGFEVRKDVGYQDLRWITIGPAGQPQTSILLHPPAMDPGVTEEERQTVLDLIAKGAYTAVTLSTDDLDALFERVAGAGADVVQEPMDQDYGVRDCAFRDPAGNLIRVNQL; via the coding sequence ATGAACCTCACGATCTCGCTCGCCTACCTGCCCCACACCGACGCCGAGGCGGCCCTCGGCTTCTACCGCGACATCCTCGGCTTCGAGGTCCGCAAGGACGTCGGCTACCAGGACCTGCGCTGGATCACGATCGGTCCGGCCGGCCAACCGCAGACCTCGATCCTGCTGCACCCGCCGGCGATGGATCCCGGAGTCACGGAGGAAGAACGGCAGACGGTCCTCGACCTCATCGCGAAGGGCGCCTACACCGCGGTCACGCTCTCGACCGACGACCTGGACGCACTGTTCGAGCGCGTCGCCGGCGCGGGCGCGGACGTGGTGCAGGAGCCGATGGACCAGGACTACGGTGTCCGCGATTGCGCCTTCCGCGACCCGGCCGGCAATCTGATCCGGGTCAACCAGCTCTGA